One genomic region from Rhipicephalus sanguineus isolate Rsan-2018 unplaced genomic scaffold, BIME_Rsan_1.4 Seq10669, whole genome shotgun sequence encodes:
- the LOC119376017 gene encoding ATP-dependent DNA helicase PIF1-like has product MCTHNAYVSCATTGKAAVATGGLTVRAAFKLSMRTDGGLRDGDLNSFRSTFTNIKCVIVVECSMMSSDTLARVDDRLWQITVSYNEPFGGLDLIMCGDSRQLPPVRANEVYKRSRTRDNIFNMHVTWHHLSHFPLTQVVRQSDANCSTALSKVGDGRVLEKEEVDMLQARFFSKDDAKLHCPHGVRLFHCNKEDEAYNTQDAAQGVDAIYEANADETIVGYCSDADSKSAKRRLRHLTISEVDNLPRRFVLCSGKPYMLTLNIDVSNGLGNGAVGQLKHGQLDELGLPKRLWLHFPSKAPGNIARVKSKTIREVAGPVVPVDSVPIELRTATITLDKKRMFLAVASTSL; this is encoded by the coding sequence ATGTGCACGCACAACGCGTATGTCTCGTGCGCCACAACAGGTAAGGCAGCGGTTGCCACCGGCGGACTCACCGTGCGCGCCGCGTTCAAGCTGAGTATGCGCACCGACGGGGGCTTGCGCGATGGAGACCTCAACTCCTTCCGTTCAACATTCACCAACATCAAGTGTGTCATTGTTGTCGAATGCAGCATGATGAGCAGCGACACTCTCGCACGTGTGGACGACCGTCTGTGGCAGATAACTGTAAGCTACAATGAGCCTTTCGGTGGCTTGGACTTGATCATGTGCGGTGACTCGCGCCAGCTTCCCCCCGTTCGCGCAAACGAGGTGTACAAACGCAGTAGGACACGGGACAACATCTTTAACATGCACGTCACTTGGCATCACCTCTCCCACTTTCCACTTACGCAAGTCGTCCGCCAGAGCGACGCCAACTGTTCCACCGCCTTGTCTAAGGTCGGCGATGGTCGTGTGCTCGAAAAGGAGGAAGTCGACATGCTTCAGGCCCGCTTCTTCTCCAAGGACGACGCGAAGCTCCACTGCCCTCACGGCGTCAGGCTGTTCCATTGCAACAAGGAAGATGAGGCGTACAACACGCAGGATGCCGCCCAGGGCGTGGACGCTATTTACGAGGCTAATGCAGACGAAACCATTGTCGGCTACTGCAGTGATGCCGACTCTAAGAGTGCGAAGCGTCGGTTACGCCACCTTACCATTTCTGAGGTTGACAACTTGCCGCGAAGATTTGTGCTATGTTCAGGAAAGCCATACATGCTTACCCTCAACATTGACGTGTCCAACGGCTTAGGTAATGGAGCGGTAGGTCAACTCAAGCACGGGCAGTTGGATGAACTGGGCCTCCCTAAACGCCTTTGGCTCCACTTTCCTTCTAAAGCACCAGGCAACATTGCACGAGTCAAGTCGAAGACTATTCGCGAAGTTGCAGGCCCTGTCGTGCCTGTCGACTCTGTGCCCATCGAACTGCGCACCGCCACCATCACTTTGGACAAAAAACGCATGTTTCTTGCCGTCGCAAGCACTTCCCTGTAA